From the Manihot esculenta cultivar AM560-2 chromosome 3, M.esculenta_v8, whole genome shotgun sequence genome, one window contains:
- the LOC110610891 gene encoding F-box/kelch-repeat protein At1g51550 — translation MATSSSMAETTITSLSSSSPITNMDTDHLFTILLRLPIDSVISFSMTCKRFRSLTSSDSLWESICRRDWGPTSVDALKSSVNNQHLPWMRLYKQVSQLDSICCHKLCNPDPESVLPSARASHSLNFVSDCLVLFGGGCEGGRHLDDTWVAYIGNGFRKTVKWQKVDSGVPSGRFGHTCVVIGHHLVLFGGINDHGIRQNDTWIGQLVFNDNLCISLSWRLLHSQSLAPPPRGAHAACCIDQRRMVIQGGIGLHGVRLGDTWVLELSENLRFGAWHELVTHPSPSPRSGHSLACIGGTRVVLFGGRGLGYEVLNDVWLLQIFDGQLKWVQILYELQNIPDGVLLPRVGHSATPILGGRMLIYGGEDSFRHRKNDFWVLDISSVTSIQEHPTALLPNMWKRLKVKGYKPKQRSFHRACADHSGHYLYVFGGMVDGLLQPAEASGLRFDEELFLVELGTLL, via the exons ATGGCTACTTCTTCTTCCATGGCTGAGACCACCATCACCAGCTTATCATCTTCATCTCCAATAACTAACATGGATACTGACCATCTCTTCACTATCTTACTTCGACTTCCAATAGATTCTGTTATCTCCTTTTCCATGACCTGCAAGAGATTCAGGTCCTTGACAAGCTCTGATTCTCTGTGGGAATCCATTTGCAGGAGAGACTGGGGACCCACATCAGTGGATGCCCTTAAGTCTTCTGTCAATAATCAACACTTGCCATGGATGAGGTTGTACAAGCAGGTCTCGCAGCTTGACTCAATTTGTTGCCATAAATTGTGTAACCCAGATCCTGAATCGGTGCTTCCAAGCGCCAGGGCTTCTCACTCTCTCAACTTTGTGTCTGATTGCTTGGTTTTGTTTGGTGGTGGCTGTGAAGGAG GACGCCATCTTGATGACACATGGGTGGCATATATAGGGAATGGCTTTAGAAAGACAGTGAAGTGGCAGAAGGTTGATTCAGGAGTTCCAAGTGGAAGATTTGGGCACACATGTGTCGTTATTGGCCATCATCTTGTTCTTTTTGGAGGGATCAATGATCATGGGATCCGTCAAAATGATACATGGATTGGGCAACTCGTTTTTAATGACAACCTCTGTATCTCGCTTTCATGGAGGCTACTCCATTCACAATCCCTTGCACCGCCACCACGAGGGGCTCATGCTGCCTGTTGCATTGATCAAAGAAGGATGGTTATCCAGGGAGGGATTGGGCTGCATGGCGTCAGATTGGGTGACACCTGGGTTTTGGAACTTTCAGAAAATCTTCGTTTTGGAGCATGGCATGAACTCGTTACTCATCCATCACCTTCCCCTCGTTCAGGTCACTCATTAGCATGCATTGGGGGAACTAGAGTGGTCTTATTTGGTGGAAGAGGATTGGGTTATGAGGTGTTAAATGATGTTTGGCTCTTGCAGATATTTGATGGTCAGCTAAAATGGGTCCAGATACTTTATGAATTGCAAAACATACCTGATGGAGTCTTACTCCCACGAGTTGGTCATTCAGCTACTCCAATTTTGGGAGGTCGGATGCTAATCTATGGAGGTGAAGATTCATTTAGACATAGGAAAAATGACTTTTGGGTGTTGGACATTAGCTCAGTCACATCCATTCAAGAGCATCCAACTGCGTTACTTCCAAATATGTGGAAAAGGCTCAAGGTAAAGGGATACAAACCAAAGCAGAGGTCATTCCATCGAGCTTGTGCTGATCATTCAGGGCATTATTTGTATGTGTTTGGTGGGATGGTGGATGGCTTACTTCAACCTGCTGAAGCTTCTGGGTTGAGGTTTGATGAAGAGCTCTTCCTTGTGGAACTCGGAACATTGCTTTAA